Proteins from a single region of Syngnathus scovelli strain Florida chromosome 7, RoL_Ssco_1.2, whole genome shotgun sequence:
- the lhx1a gene encoding LIM/homeobox protein Lhx1 isoform X3, which produces MVHCAGCARPILDRFLLNVLDQAWHVKCVQCCECKCNLTEKCFSRDGRLYCKKDFFGRFGTKCGGCSQGISPNDLVRRARNKVFHLNCFTCMMCNKQLSTGEELYIIDESKFVCKDDYMSNGIVKDTNLLSVTVCSDPSLSPDSQDPHQDDVVLKETEIAALSDKETVNNENDDQNLGGKRRGPRTTIKAKQLETLKAAFAATPKPTRHIREQLAQETGLNMRVIQVWFQNRRSKERRMKQLSALGARRHAYFRSPRRMRTLVDRLEPGELIPNGPFSYYGEWS; this is translated from the exons ATGGTACACTGCGCCGGGTGCGCAAGGCCTATCTTGGACCGCTTTTTGCTCAATGTGCTGGACCAAGCCTGGCACGTCAAGTGCGTCCAGTGCTGCGAGTGCAAATGCAATTTGACGGAGAAATGTTTTTCTCGAGATGGGAGACTGTACTGCAAAAAGGACTTCTTTGG GCGGTTCGGCACCAAGTGTGGAGGCTGTTCGCAGGGCATCTCTCCAAACGACTTGGTCCGGAGGGCTCGAAACAAAGTGTTCCATCTCAACTGCTTCACATGCATGATGTGCAATAAGCAGCTCTCGACCGGAGAAGAGCTCTACATCATAGATGAAAGCAAATTCGTTTGCAAAGACGATTACATGAGCAACGGCATTGTAAAAGACACAAACCTCCTTTCAG TAACGGTGTGCAGCGACCCGAGTTTATCCCCGGACTCACAAGACCCCCATCAGGACGACGTGGTTCTTAAGGAAACAGAGATTGCTGCCCTCTCGGATAAGGAAACTGTAAACAACGAGAATGACGACCAGAATCTGGGTGGCAAGAGACGAGGCCCACGGACAACAATAAAGGCTAAACAGCTGGAAACGCTGAAGGCAGCTTTTGCTGCGACACCCAAACCCACCAGACACATCAGGGAGCAACTGGCACAGGAGACTGGCCTCAACATGAGGGTTATTCAG GTCTGGTTCCAGAATCGCCGTTCCAAAGAGAGGCGTATGAAGCAGTTGAGCGCACTGGGAGCCCGCAGGCATGCGTATTTCAGGAGCCCAAGGCGGATGAGAACGCTGGTTGACCGCCTGGAGCCAGGAGAGCTCATCCCGAATGGGCCTTTCTCTTATTAtggag AGTGGTCGTAG